A genomic window from Solanum dulcamara chromosome 11, daSolDulc1.2, whole genome shotgun sequence includes:
- the LOC129874192 gene encoding deoxyhypusine synthase isoform X1 — MGEDNIMDSVRSVVFKESENLEGSCTKIEGYDFNKGVNYAELFKSMVSTGFQASNLGDAIEIVNQMLDWRLSHELPMEDCSEEERDVAYRESVTCKIFLGFTSNLVSSGVRDTVRYLVQHRMVDVVVTTAGGIEEDLIKCLAPTYKGDFSLPGAVLRSKGLNRIGNLLVPNDNYCKFENWIIPIFDQMYEEQINEKVLWTPSTVIARLGKEINDETSYLYWAYKVGILGVGLGISSEIPSSLSKGSYQLKQNRIPVFCPGLTDGSLGDMLYFHSFKKGDPDLNPGLVIDIVGDIRAMNGEAVHAGLRKTGMIILGGGLPKHHVCNANMMRNGADFAIFINTAQEFDGSDSGARPDEAVSWGKIRGGAKTVKVHCDATIAFPILVAETFAAKNKEFSQIRCQV; from the exons ATGGGAGAGGACAACATCATGGACTCAGTAAGATCGGTAGTTTTCAAAGAATCCGAAAATCTTGAAGGCTCTTGCACAAAAATCGAGGGCTACGACTTCAATAAAGGCGTTAACTATGCTGAGCTTTTCAAGTCCATGGTTTCCACTGGTTTCCAAGCTTCTAATCTTGGTGACGCCATTGAAATTGTTAATCAAATG CTAGATTGGAGGCTTTCACATGAGCTGCCCATGGAGGATTGcagtgaagaagaaagagatgTTGCATACAGAGAGTCAGTAACCTGCAAAATCTTTTTGGGGTTCACTTCAAACCTTGTTTCTTCTGGTGTTAGAGACACCGTCCGCTACCTTGTTCAGCACCGTATG gttgatgttgtggttactacAGCTGGTGGTATTGAAGAGGATCTCATAAAATGCCTTGCACCAACCTACAAGGGCGACTTCTCTTTACCTGGAGCTGTTCTACGATCGAAAGGATTGAACCGTATTGGTAACTTATTGGTTCCTAATGACAACTACTGCAAATTTGAAAATTGGATCATCCCAATTTTTGACCAAATGTATGAGGAGCAGATTAATGAG AAGGTTCTATGGACACCATCTACAGTCATTGCGCGCCTGGGTAAAGAAATTAATGATGAAACCTCATATTTGTATTGGGCATACAAG GTGGGAATATTGGGGGTTGGGTTGGGGATATCTTCTGAAATACCCAGCTCTCTTTCCAAAGGGAGTTATCAATTGAAACAA AACCGGATTCCTGTATTCTGTCCTGGTTTGACGGATGGATCACTAGGTGACATGCTATACTTCCATTCTTTCAAAAAGGGAGATCCAGATCTTAATCCTGGTCTAGTCATAGACATTGTTGGAG ATATTAGGGCCATGAATGGTGAAGCTGTCCATGCTGGTTTGAGGAAGACGGGAATGATTATCCTAGGTGGAGGGCTGCCTAAGCACCATGTTTGCAATGCCAATATGATGCGCAATGGTGCAGATTTTGCCATCTTCATTAACACTGCACAAGAGTTTGATGGTAGTGACTCGGGTGCCCGTCCTGATGAAGCTGTATCATGGGGAAAGATACGTGGTGGTGCCAAGACCGTGAAG GTGCATTGTGATGCAACAATTGCATTTCCCATATTAGTAGCTGAGACATTTGCAGCTAAGAACAAGGAATTTTCCCAGATAAGGTGCCAAGTTTGA
- the LOC129874192 gene encoding deoxyhypusine synthase isoform X2, protein MGEDNIMDSVRSVVFKESENLEGSCTKIEGYDFNKGVNYAELFKSMVSTGFQASNLGDAIEIVNQMLDWRLSHELPMEDCSEEERDVAYRESVTCKIFLGFTSNLVSSGVRDTVRYLVQHRMVDVVVTTAGGIEEDLIKCLAPTYKGDFSLPGAVLRSKGLNRIGNLLVPNDNYCKFENWIIPIFDQMYEEQINEKVLWTPSTVIARLGKEINDETSYLYWAYKNRIPVFCPGLTDGSLGDMLYFHSFKKGDPDLNPGLVIDIVGDIRAMNGEAVHAGLRKTGMIILGGGLPKHHVCNANMMRNGADFAIFINTAQEFDGSDSGARPDEAVSWGKIRGGAKTVKVHCDATIAFPILVAETFAAKNKEFSQIRCQV, encoded by the exons ATGGGAGAGGACAACATCATGGACTCAGTAAGATCGGTAGTTTTCAAAGAATCCGAAAATCTTGAAGGCTCTTGCACAAAAATCGAGGGCTACGACTTCAATAAAGGCGTTAACTATGCTGAGCTTTTCAAGTCCATGGTTTCCACTGGTTTCCAAGCTTCTAATCTTGGTGACGCCATTGAAATTGTTAATCAAATG CTAGATTGGAGGCTTTCACATGAGCTGCCCATGGAGGATTGcagtgaagaagaaagagatgTTGCATACAGAGAGTCAGTAACCTGCAAAATCTTTTTGGGGTTCACTTCAAACCTTGTTTCTTCTGGTGTTAGAGACACCGTCCGCTACCTTGTTCAGCACCGTATG gttgatgttgtggttactacAGCTGGTGGTATTGAAGAGGATCTCATAAAATGCCTTGCACCAACCTACAAGGGCGACTTCTCTTTACCTGGAGCTGTTCTACGATCGAAAGGATTGAACCGTATTGGTAACTTATTGGTTCCTAATGACAACTACTGCAAATTTGAAAATTGGATCATCCCAATTTTTGACCAAATGTATGAGGAGCAGATTAATGAG AAGGTTCTATGGACACCATCTACAGTCATTGCGCGCCTGGGTAAAGAAATTAATGATGAAACCTCATATTTGTATTGGGCATACAAG AACCGGATTCCTGTATTCTGTCCTGGTTTGACGGATGGATCACTAGGTGACATGCTATACTTCCATTCTTTCAAAAAGGGAGATCCAGATCTTAATCCTGGTCTAGTCATAGACATTGTTGGAG ATATTAGGGCCATGAATGGTGAAGCTGTCCATGCTGGTTTGAGGAAGACGGGAATGATTATCCTAGGTGGAGGGCTGCCTAAGCACCATGTTTGCAATGCCAATATGATGCGCAATGGTGCAGATTTTGCCATCTTCATTAACACTGCACAAGAGTTTGATGGTAGTGACTCGGGTGCCCGTCCTGATGAAGCTGTATCATGGGGAAAGATACGTGGTGGTGCCAAGACCGTGAAG GTGCATTGTGATGCAACAATTGCATTTCCCATATTAGTAGCTGAGACATTTGCAGCTAAGAACAAGGAATTTTCCCAGATAAGGTGCCAAGTTTGA
- the LOC129874192 gene encoding deoxyhypusine synthase isoform X3 — MEDCSEEERDVAYRESVTCKIFLGFTSNLVSSGVRDTVRYLVQHRMVDVVVTTAGGIEEDLIKCLAPTYKGDFSLPGAVLRSKGLNRIGNLLVPNDNYCKFENWIIPIFDQMYEEQINEKVLWTPSTVIARLGKEINDETSYLYWAYKVGILGVGLGISSEIPSSLSKGSYQLKQNRIPVFCPGLTDGSLGDMLYFHSFKKGDPDLNPGLVIDIVGDIRAMNGEAVHAGLRKTGMIILGGGLPKHHVCNANMMRNGADFAIFINTAQEFDGSDSGARPDEAVSWGKIRGGAKTVKVHCDATIAFPILVAETFAAKNKEFSQIRCQV; from the exons ATGGAGGATTGcagtgaagaagaaagagatgTTGCATACAGAGAGTCAGTAACCTGCAAAATCTTTTTGGGGTTCACTTCAAACCTTGTTTCTTCTGGTGTTAGAGACACCGTCCGCTACCTTGTTCAGCACCGTATG gttgatgttgtggttactacAGCTGGTGGTATTGAAGAGGATCTCATAAAATGCCTTGCACCAACCTACAAGGGCGACTTCTCTTTACCTGGAGCTGTTCTACGATCGAAAGGATTGAACCGTATTGGTAACTTATTGGTTCCTAATGACAACTACTGCAAATTTGAAAATTGGATCATCCCAATTTTTGACCAAATGTATGAGGAGCAGATTAATGAG AAGGTTCTATGGACACCATCTACAGTCATTGCGCGCCTGGGTAAAGAAATTAATGATGAAACCTCATATTTGTATTGGGCATACAAG GTGGGAATATTGGGGGTTGGGTTGGGGATATCTTCTGAAATACCCAGCTCTCTTTCCAAAGGGAGTTATCAATTGAAACAA AACCGGATTCCTGTATTCTGTCCTGGTTTGACGGATGGATCACTAGGTGACATGCTATACTTCCATTCTTTCAAAAAGGGAGATCCAGATCTTAATCCTGGTCTAGTCATAGACATTGTTGGAG ATATTAGGGCCATGAATGGTGAAGCTGTCCATGCTGGTTTGAGGAAGACGGGAATGATTATCCTAGGTGGAGGGCTGCCTAAGCACCATGTTTGCAATGCCAATATGATGCGCAATGGTGCAGATTTTGCCATCTTCATTAACACTGCACAAGAGTTTGATGGTAGTGACTCGGGTGCCCGTCCTGATGAAGCTGTATCATGGGGAAAGATACGTGGTGGTGCCAAGACCGTGAAG GTGCATTGTGATGCAACAATTGCATTTCCCATATTAGTAGCTGAGACATTTGCAGCTAAGAACAAGGAATTTTCCCAGATAAGGTGCCAAGTTTGA